One genomic segment of Stigmatopora argus isolate UIUO_Sarg chromosome 1, RoL_Sarg_1.0, whole genome shotgun sequence includes these proteins:
- the mfn2 gene encoding mitofusin-2, whose amino-acid sequence MSLVFTRPNINAIHCKKDKRQMAEVNASPLKHFVTAKKKINGIFEQLGAYIKESAAFLDDAHKNEELDPVTTEEQVQEVRSYLNKVAGIGEVLARRHMKVVFFGRTSNGKSSVINAMLCDKVLPSGIGHTTNCFLRVEGTDGNEAFILTEGSEERKSIKTVNQLAHALHQDEDLEAGSLVCVMWPKAKCALLRDDLVLVDSPGIDVTTELDSWIDKFCLDADVFVLVANSESTLMQTEKSFFHKVNERLSSPNIFILNNRWDASASEPEYMDEVRRQHMDRCTNFLVHELGVVDQAQASDRIFFVSAKEVLQARVQKAQGMPETGGALAEGFQARMFEFQNFERRFEECISQSAVKTKFEQHTVRAKQISEALRHIMDAVHIAAQEQRVYCLETKEDRQDRLEFIDKQLDLLSMDCKARIKKITEEVERQVSNCMAEEIRKLHVLVDDFHMDFHPSQVVLKVYKKELHRHIEECLGKNMSERCSTTITTALQNTQTDMIEGLKPLLPNTAREQVDKLVPRQCFSLSYDLACDKLCSDFQEDISFHFSLGWTMLVNRFLGPKNSRRALMGYSDQIPRTLALTPVSASMPPFPQNSMTQEELMVSMVTGLASLTSRTSMGVLVVGGVIWKAVGWRLIALSVGLYGLLFVYERLTWTTRAKERAFKKQFVDYASEKLQLIVSYTGSNCSHQVQQELAGVFAQLCQQVDVTRQNLEDEITEMNGKIELLDTKQSKAKLLRNKAGWLDSELNMFTQQYLHQSK is encoded by the exons ATGTCTCTGGTTTTCACACGGCCCAACATCAACGCAATCCATTGCAAGAAGGATAAAAGACAAATGGCGGAGGTGAACGCGTCACCACTCAAGCATTTTGTCACAGCGAAGAAGAAGATTAATGGGATCTTTGAACAATTAGGCGCATACATTAAGGAAAGCGCAGCATTTCTGGATG ATGCACACAAAAATGAAGAGCTGGATCCAGTCACAACTGAAGAACAGGTGCAGGAGGTTCGAAGTTACCTCAATAAGGTAGCAGGGATTGGAGAAGTACTGGCACGGAGGCATATGAAGGTGGTGTTTTTTGGGAG GACCAGCAATGGCAAAAGCTCAGTCATCAACGCCATGCTATGTGACAAGGTCCTACCTTCTGGTATTGGCCATACCACAAACTGTTTCTTGAGGGTGGAGGGAACAGATGGAAATGAAGCTTTCATTCTTACTGAAGGCTCTGAGGAGAGGAAGAGCATTAAG ACGGTGAACCAATTAGCCCACGCGCTCCACCAGGATGAAGACTTGGAAGCAGGCAGCTTAGTCTGTGTCATGTGGCCTAAAGCGAAATGTGCTTTGCTTAGGGATGATCTGGTTTTGGTGGACAG CCCAGGTATTGACGTTACGACAGAACTGGACAGCTGGATCGACAAGTTCTGCTTAGATGCTGACGTGTTTGTACTTGTGGCAAACTCGGAGTCTACGCTGATGCAGACG gaaaagtctttttttcacaaAGTCAACGAACGACTTTCCAGTCCTAACATCTTCATTCTTAATAACCGTTGGGATGCCTCAGCCTCAGAACCTGAGTACATGGATGAG GTACGCCGTCAACATATGGATCGCTGTACCAATTTTTTGGTGCATGAGCTAGGTGTTGTGGACCAAGCTCAGGCCAGCGATCGCATCTTCTTTGTCTCTGCAAAGGAGGTTCTCCAGGCACGCGTGCAGAAAGCTCAAGGAATGCCCGAAACGG GTGGAGCACTTGCGGAGGGATTTCAAGCTAGGATGTTTGAGTTTCAGAACTTCGAGAGGCGATTTGAG GAATGCATCTCTCAGTCCgctgtaaagacaaaatttgaaCAGCACACAGTGCGGGCAAAACAGATCTCTGAAGCTTTGCGGCATATCATGGATGCAGTACACATTGCCGCTCAGGAACAGAG GGTTTACTGTCTTGAGACCAAAGAAGACCGTCAAGATCGCCTGGAGTTTATAGACAAGCAGTTGGACCTGCTGTCGATGGACTGCAAGGCTAGGATCAAGAAAATCACCGAAGAGGTTGAGAGGCAG GTTTCCAATTGTATGGCAGAAGAAATCCGGAAGCTCCATGTTCTAGTAGATGATTTTCACATGGATTTCCATCCCTCACAGGTTGTCCTCAAGGTGTACAAGAAA GAGCTCCATCGTCACATAGAAGAGTGTCTGGGAAAGAACATGTCAGAAAGGTGCTCAACTACAATCACCACGGCTCTTCAGAACACGCAGACAGACATGATAG AGGGCCTGAAGCCTCTTCTTCCCAACACAGCCAGAGAGCAGGTGGACAAGCTGGTTCCTCGCCAATGTTTCAGTCTTAGTTATGACCTAGCTTGCGACAAGCTTTGCAGTGACTTCCAGGAGGATATCAGCTTTCACTTCTCTTTGGGCTGGACCATGCTGGTTAACCGCTTTCTAGGGCCCAAGAACAGTCGACGGGCCCTTATGGGTTACAGCGACCAG ATCCCTCGAACTTTAGCACTTACTCCTGTAAGTGCAAGCATGCCTCCATTCCCACAAAACTCCATGACACAAGAGGAACTGATGGTATCCATGGTTACTGGACTTGCCTCGCTGACCTCTCGTACCTCCATGGGCGTCCTTGTAGTTGGTGGTGTG ATCTGGAAGGCGGTTGGCTGGCGTCTAATCGCACTGTCCGTGGGTCTCTACGGGCTTCTCTTTGTGTACGAGCGCCTCACCTGGACAACAAGGGCCAAAGAGCGCGCCTTCAAGAAACAGTTTGTCGACTATGCTAGCGAGAAATTGCAACTCATTGTCAGTTACACTGGATCGAACTGCAGTCATCAAGTGCAACA GGAGTTGGCTGGGGTCTTTGCCCAACTCTGCCAGCAGGTTGACGTGACACGGCAGAATCTTGAAGATGAGATCACTGAAATGAATGGCAAGATTGAACTACTGGATACCAAGCAGAGCAAGGCTAAACTGCtacg GAACAAAGCGGGCTGGCTTGATAGCGAGCTCAACATGTTCACCCAGCAGTACCTGCACCAAAGCAAGTAA